A region from the Lolium perenne isolate Kyuss_39 chromosome 4, Kyuss_2.0, whole genome shotgun sequence genome encodes:
- the LOC127348386 gene encoding uncharacterized protein isoform X2, translating into MGRAPCCDKASVKKGPWSPEEDATLKSYIEQNGTGGNWIALPQKIGLKRCGKSCRLRWLNYLRPNIRHGGFSEEEDRIILGLYISIGSRWSIIAAQLPGRTDNDIKNYWNTRLKKKLFGKQSRKDQRQQQFALQVANGGQKEEGTRDTNGTNGFAAGAYNWHQHAMAMPVHPMSGSIVDGNRTGEEVDESIRKLLFKLGESPFGALPPPPMYGETQTFVMPSVHTAPLTEGGIQCSGVLPALELDESFQFNQVKLDGLECFFGMGDQSMRWNEVSPLVCPNTTMASSSQGVQQYCLVEEPVDLGMQ; encoded by the exons ATGGGGAGAGCTCCGTGCTGCGACAAGGCAAGCGTGAAGAAGGGCccatggtcgccggaggaggacgcCACGCTGAAGTCCTACATCGAACAGAACGGCACCGGCGGCAACTGGATCGCCCTGCCGCAGAAGATTG GTCTGAAGAGGTGTGGCAAGAGCTGCCGCCTCCGGTGGCTCAACTACCTCCGGCCTAACATCAGGCACGGCGGGTTCTCGGAGGAGGAGGACAGGATCATCCTCGGCCTCTACATCAGCATAGGAAGCAG GTGGTCGATAATAGCGGCACAGCTGCCAGGGAGGACAGATAATGACATCAAGAACTACTGGAACACAAGGCTCAAGAAGAAGCTTTTCGGCAAGCAGTCCCGCAAGGACCAGAGGCAGCAGCAGTTCGCACTCCAGGTAGCAAATGGTGGGCagaaggaagaaggaaccagGGACACAAACGGAACAAATGGCTTTGCTGCTGGTGCTTACAATTGGCACCAgcatgccatggccatgccggtgcATCCGATGTCGGGATCAATAGTGGACGGTAATCGTACCGGAGAAGAAGTCGACGAGTCAATCCGGAAGCTTCTGTTTAAGCTAGGAGAAAGCCCTTTTGGAGCCCTGCCACCTCCACCAATGTACGGGGAAACTCAAACCTTTGTGATGCCATCAGTGCACACAGCTCCGCTCACCGAAGGTGGCATCCAGTGTTCCGGCGTGCTGCCGGCGCTAGAGCTTGatgagagctttcagttcaatCAGGTCAAGCTGGACGGGCTGGAATGCTTCTTCGGCATGGGGGACCAGAGCATGAGGTGGAATGAGGTGAGCCCCTTGGTTTGCCCTAACACTACTATGGCATCCAGCTCCCAAGGGGTGCAGCAGTACTGCCTTGTTGAGGAGCCAGTTGACCTTGGGATGCAGTAG
- the LOC127348386 gene encoding uncharacterized protein isoform X1 gives MGRAPCCDKASVKKGPWSPEEDATLKSYIEQNGTGGNWIALPQKIAGLKRCGKSCRLRWLNYLRPNIRHGGFSEEEDRIILGLYISIGSRWSIIAAQLPGRTDNDIKNYWNTRLKKKLFGKQSRKDQRQQQFALQVANGGQKEEGTRDTNGTNGFAAGAYNWHQHAMAMPVHPMSGSIVDGNRTGEEVDESIRKLLFKLGESPFGALPPPPMYGETQTFVMPSVHTAPLTEGGIQCSGVLPALELDESFQFNQVKLDGLECFFGMGDQSMRWNEVSPLVCPNTTMASSSQGVQQYCLVEEPVDLGMQ, from the exons ATGGGGAGAGCTCCGTGCTGCGACAAGGCAAGCGTGAAGAAGGGCccatggtcgccggaggaggacgcCACGCTGAAGTCCTACATCGAACAGAACGGCACCGGCGGCAACTGGATCGCCCTGCCGCAGAAGATTG CAGGTCTGAAGAGGTGTGGCAAGAGCTGCCGCCTCCGGTGGCTCAACTACCTCCGGCCTAACATCAGGCACGGCGGGTTCTCGGAGGAGGAGGACAGGATCATCCTCGGCCTCTACATCAGCATAGGAAGCAG GTGGTCGATAATAGCGGCACAGCTGCCAGGGAGGACAGATAATGACATCAAGAACTACTGGAACACAAGGCTCAAGAAGAAGCTTTTCGGCAAGCAGTCCCGCAAGGACCAGAGGCAGCAGCAGTTCGCACTCCAGGTAGCAAATGGTGGGCagaaggaagaaggaaccagGGACACAAACGGAACAAATGGCTTTGCTGCTGGTGCTTACAATTGGCACCAgcatgccatggccatgccggtgcATCCGATGTCGGGATCAATAGTGGACGGTAATCGTACCGGAGAAGAAGTCGACGAGTCAATCCGGAAGCTTCTGTTTAAGCTAGGAGAAAGCCCTTTTGGAGCCCTGCCACCTCCACCAATGTACGGGGAAACTCAAACCTTTGTGATGCCATCAGTGCACACAGCTCCGCTCACCGAAGGTGGCATCCAGTGTTCCGGCGTGCTGCCGGCGCTAGAGCTTGatgagagctttcagttcaatCAGGTCAAGCTGGACGGGCTGGAATGCTTCTTCGGCATGGGGGACCAGAGCATGAGGTGGAATGAGGTGAGCCCCTTGGTTTGCCCTAACACTACTATGGCATCCAGCTCCCAAGGGGTGCAGCAGTACTGCCTTGTTGAGGAGCCAGTTGACCTTGGGATGCAGTAG